One part of the Leclercia sp. LSNIH1 genome encodes these proteins:
- the sseB gene encoding enhanced serine sensitivity protein SseB, with amino-acid sequence MSETKNELETLLEKAATEPAHRPAFFRALLESTVWVPGTAAEGEQVVEDSALDLLHWEKDDGTSVIPFFSSLEALQQAVEDEQAFVVMPVRTLFEMTLGETLFLNAKLPTGKEFTPREISHLIGEEGNPLSTQEVLEGGESLLLSEVAEPPAQMIDSLTTLFQTLKPVKRAFLCSIKEQADEQPVLLIGIEADGEIDDIIQAAGSVATDTLPGDEPIDICRVVAGEKGISHFITEHITPFYERRWGGFLRDFKNNRII; translated from the coding sequence ATGTCAGAAACCAAAAACGAATTAGAAACCCTGCTGGAGAAAGCGGCCACCGAGCCCGCCCATCGTCCGGCATTCTTCCGCGCGCTGCTGGAGTCCACCGTCTGGGTGCCCGGTACGGCGGCGGAAGGCGAGCAGGTTGTTGAGGACAGCGCCCTGGATCTGCTGCACTGGGAAAAAGACGACGGCACCTCGGTGATCCCGTTCTTCTCCTCCCTTGAGGCCTTACAGCAAGCCGTTGAAGATGAGCAGGCGTTCGTGGTGATGCCGGTGCGCACCCTGTTTGAGATGACGCTGGGCGAAACCCTGTTTCTGAATGCCAAACTGCCGACCGGGAAAGAGTTCACCCCGCGTGAAATCAGCCATCTGATTGGCGAAGAGGGCAACCCGCTTAGCACCCAGGAGGTGCTGGAGGGCGGCGAGTCGCTGCTGCTGTCGGAAGTGGCCGAGCCACCGGCGCAGATGATCGACTCCCTGACCACCCTTTTCCAGACCCTCAAGCCGGTTAAGCGCGCGTTTCTCTGCTCCATCAAAGAGCAGGCTGACGAACAGCCGGTACTGCTGATTGGTATCGAGGCGGATGGCGAGATCGACGACATCATTCAGGCCGCGGGCAGCGTGGCGACCGACACCCTGCCGGGCGACGAGCCGATCGATATCTGCCGGGTAGTGGCGGGGGAGAAGGGCATCAGCCACTTTATCACCGAGCACATCACGCCGTTCTATGAGCGCCGCTGGGGTGGCTTCCTGCGCGATTTCAAAAACAACCGCATTATCTGA